Proteins from a single region of Sphingomonas sp.:
- the metW gene encoding methionine biosynthesis protein MetW, whose translation MSLRPDLAIIAANVARGSRVLDIGCGDGALMAALRDQRQCDARGLELDAGDVASAVARGLSVVQGDADSDLADYPDASFDYAILSQTLQTTMRPDWVLDQLLRIGTRAFVSFPNFAHWRVRASLLWGGRMPVTRLLPLPWYATPNIHHVTIDDFRALLKERGITIEGCWFLQGDKHKGAGLANLLAEHAVFLLRR comes from the coding sequence ATGAGCTTGCGCCCCGATCTCGCGATCATCGCCGCCAACGTCGCCAGGGGCAGCCGCGTCCTCGACATCGGCTGTGGCGACGGCGCGTTGATGGCGGCGCTCCGCGACCAGCGTCAATGCGATGCGCGGGGCCTCGAACTCGACGCTGGCGACGTCGCCTCGGCGGTCGCGCGCGGGCTCTCGGTGGTGCAGGGCGATGCCGATAGCGATCTCGCCGATTATCCCGACGCCAGCTTCGATTACGCGATCCTAAGCCAGACGCTGCAGACGACGATGCGCCCCGATTGGGTGCTCGATCAACTCCTGCGCATCGGCACCCGCGCCTTCGTATCCTTCCCCAATTTCGCACACTGGCGCGTGCGCGCGTCGCTGCTGTGGGGCGGGCGGATGCCGGTCACGCGGCTGCTGCCCTTGCCGTGGTATGCGACCCCCAACATCCACCACGTCACCATCGACGACTTTCGCGCGCTGCTGAAGGAGCGCGGGATCACGATCGAGGGTTGCTGGTTCCTTCAGGGCGACAAGCACAAGGGCG